One window of the Cotesia glomerata isolate CgM1 linkage group LG10, MPM_Cglom_v2.3, whole genome shotgun sequence genome contains the following:
- the LOC123272457 gene encoding sarcosine dehydrogenase, mitochondrial — protein MTKIKTFWINTVDQYCSGIKTVTNETTRMIRTTKSKLSPWNVQLKARRKVLTKAEETTIPRPTVPEFADVVIIGGGSAGCNALYHLAKLGTNAILLEKSKLTSGTTWHTAGMFWRLRPNDVDIQLLDGTLRTIKQLEEETGENPGFIQNGGLFIAHNETRMNEYKRLVTAGKYFGIEAHVLTPEETKKLYPFIDEKSFTGAIYSPQDGTIDPSILVDALTKSAKGLGSKVIENCPVHKIITQENDCSWKSVTGVETPYGTIRTKCVLNAAGVWAGSLAKLAGVNIPLIPMKHAYVVSEPIEGVQGLPNIRDHDGSLYIKVQGSSLQIGGYEPNPIILKSVPRDFSFGLYELDWTVFNTHVNAMVELVPKLKTTGIKSTVCGPESFTPDHKPLMGEDPKLSGFFYSCGYNSAGMMYGGGCGEQIASWIINGRPEKHMFSYDVRRFTSDQVRDSVWANERSHEAYAKNYSTVFPHDSPLSGRNFKKDVFHNLLIKNGAVMEEAQGWERPGWYQPGKITLIPPYDYYGAYGSPKNKRNDYAEILKKDYTFDFPEHHDVIGSEALSCRNKAALFDLSYFGKYYLCGAQSQEAANYLFTANVDREVNRTVYTCALNKHGGVEADCTVTSIEAGSGGVADPIFQRKAFYIVAGGMSSYHTFAHLHRVIRKKGFEATIHDATETMGILSIQGPNSRYILEEITDKDFSDKEFPFSTSKIIDVKGCLVRAFRLSFVGELGYELHIPSQSCEKVFNSLMEAGKEHGLKLAGFRAMYSLSCEKGYHLWNSDLRIDDNPIEAGLGFVCRRYGDYNGKKAVNNLRVNGVKRKLVHFHLKDKNTPLWGLEAIYRDDKLVGYLRRAEYSYVYSNSIGQGYITHPLGENVTKNFIESGKYEIESMGKRYPARAYLHSPFDPENKRLQGNYN, from the exons atgacgAAAATCAAAACATTTTGGATAAATACTGTTGATCAGTATTGCAGTGGCATTAAGACAGTCACTAACGAAACAACTAGAATGATACGCACTACTAAGAGCaag ttatcaCCATGGAATGTGCAATTAAAAGCAAGAAGAAAAGTCCTGACAAAAGCTGAAGAAACTACTATCCCCCGACCTACTGTCCCAGAATTCGCAGACGTTGTTATCATCG gcGGTGGATCAGCTGGCTGCAACGCGTTGTATCATTTAGCGAAGCTTGGCACCAATGCAATTTTGCTGGAAAAATCGAAACTGACTTCTGGAACAACTTGGCACACTGCTGGGATGTTCTGGCGGCTGAGGCCCAATGATGTAGACATTCAATTGTTGGATGGAACGCTGAGAACTATTAAACAATTGGAAGAAGAAACTGGAGAAAATCCTGGATTTATACAAAATGGCGGACTGTTTATAGCTCACAATGAA acaagAATGAATGAATATAAAAGACTAGTAACTGCTGGTAAATATTTTGGAATAGAAGCTCATGTTTTAACCCCTgaagaaactaaaaaattgtatccatttattgatgaaaaaagtttcactggCGCTATTTACAGCCCGCAAGACGGTACTATAGATCCGAGTATTCTTGTTGACGCATTAACGAAATCCGCAAAAGGTCTAGGATCTAAA GTGATTGAAAACTGTCCAGTTCACAAAATAATAACCCAGGAGAATGACTGCAGCTGGAAATCGGTGACAGGAGTGGAAACTCCTTACGGAACAATTAGAACAAAGTGTGTTTTAAATGCAGCTGGTGTGTGGGCGGGAAGTCTAGCGAAACTAGCCGGTGTAAATATTCCCCTGATACCGATGAAGCACGCTTATGTGGTCAGTGAACCTATAGAAGGTGTTCAAGGTCTTCCTAACATTCGCGACCATGATGGCAGTCTTTATATCAAGGTCCAGGGGTCTTCGCTGCAAATCGGTGGTTATGAACCTAATCCGATTATTCTTAAAtct gtaccTCGTGACTTTTCATTCGGCTTGTACGAACTAGACTGGACGGTGTTCAACACCCACGTGAACGCGATGGTAGAGCTAGTGCCAAAATTGAAGACTACTGGGATAAAATCGACGGTCTGTGGTCCGGAGTCTTTTACTCCAGATCATAAGCCGCTGATGGGCGAGGATCCCAAGCTCTCTGGTTTTTTCTACTCCTGCGGGTACAACAGTGCGGGCATGATGTACGGCGGGGGATGCGGAGAGCAAATCGCCTCGTGGATCATAAACGGCCGCCCAGAAAAACACATGTTCAGTTATGACGTACGCAGATTCACCTCCGACCAGGTCAGAGACTCCGTCTGGGCGAACGAGAGATCTCATGAAGCTTACGCTAAAAATTACAGCACTGTTTTTCCTCATGACTCACCATTGAGCGGACGGAACTTTAAAAAAGACGTTTTTcataat TTGCTGATTAAAAATGGAGCTGTGATGGAAGAAGCACAAGGATGGGAGCGACCTGGGTGGTATCAACCTGGTAAAATAACTCTGATACCTCCTTATGATTATTACGGCGCTTATGGATCGCCTAAAAATAAGAGAAATGATTATGctgaaattttaaagaaagaTTATACTTTTGATTTTCCCGAACATCATGATGtg ATTGGATCAGAAGCGTTATCTTGCAGAAACAAAGCCGCTTTGTTCGACTTATCATACTTTGGAAAATATTATCTCTGCGGCGCGCAATCACAAGAGGCTGCCAATTACTTATTTACCGCTAATGTTGATCGGGAAGTAAACAGAACTGTTTACACATGTGCTTTGAACAAACATGGTGGAGTTGAAGCTGATTGCACTGTAACTTCAATAGAGGCTGGATCTGGAGGTGTTGCTGATCCAATATTCCAGCGCAAAGCATTTTATATCG TCGCCGGAGGAATGTCATCATACCACACATTCGCTCATTTACATAGAGTAATCAGAAAAAAGGGTTTTGAAGCAACAATCCACGACGCTACAGAAACAATGGGAATTTTGTCTATCCAAGGGCCAAATAGCCGATATATCCTTGAAGAAATAACAGACAAAGATTTTTCAGATAAAGAATTCCCGTTTTCAACTTCCAAGATTATTGATGTCAAAGGCTGTCTGGTAAGAGCCTTCCGTCTGAGTTTTGTCGGTGAGCTCGGATATGAGCTTCATATTCCAAGTCAGTCTTGCGAGAAAGTTTTCAACAGTTTGATGGAAGCTGGGAAGGAGCATGGATTGAAATTAGCCGGTTTCCGTGCGATGTACAGTCTCAGCTGCGAAAAAGGTTATCATTTGTGGAACAGTGATCTCAGAATTGATGACAATCCCATTGAAGCTGGACTGGGATTTGTCTGTCGTCGTTATGGAGACTACAATGGCAAGAAAGCTGTCAACAACTTACGTGTTAATGGTGTTAAAAGGAAATTAGTTCATTTTCATCTAAAAGA caAAAATACGCCTCTCTGGGGTTTAGAAGCTATTTATCGTGATGATAAACTTGTAGGATATTTAAGAAGAGCTGAGTACTCTTATGTTTATAGTAACAGTATTGGACAagg GTATATCACACATCCATTAGGCGAAAacgtaacaaaaaattttatagaatcaGGAAAATATGAAATAGAATCAATGGGAAAAAGATATCCGGCACGAGCTTACTTGCACAGTCCATTTGATCCCGAAAATAAAAGACTGCAAggcaattataattaa